In a genomic window of Telopea speciosissima isolate NSW1024214 ecotype Mountain lineage chromosome 5, Tspe_v1, whole genome shotgun sequence:
- the LOC122662050 gene encoding uncharacterized protein LOC122662050, translating into MEILKPKLGLLILSALLFVFNLSIWTIHGQGSIPARIDGFVYKNHLPDYADTIMIEAFFDPVCQDCRDAWPTLKQILEDYGPRLSLIVHPFALAYHDNAFVTSRALHIVNKLNASATYHLLEQFFEHQENFYNQQTFAMSRASVVDHIVRFVNKTVGDDSLSAVESGFSDSRSDLATRISFKYGCSRGVMGTPYFFVNGFPLPNAGSAVDYDGWRSIIDPLINMQGKSGDETPHFFL; encoded by the exons ATGGAGATTCTGAAACCGAAGCTGGGATTACTAATTCTTTCAGCATTGCTTTTCGTCTTCAATCTCTCTATATGGACGATCCACGGGCAGGGATCTATTCCCGCCAGGATTGATGGGTTCGTGTACAAGAACCATCTACCTGATTATGCAGATACGATAATGATCGAAGCATTCTTTGACCCGGTCTGCCAGGATTGCAGGGACGCTTGGCCTACGCTGAAACAGATTCTCGAGGACTACGGCCCTCGACTTTCACTTATCGTTCATCCCTTTGCGTTAGC TTATCATGATAATGCTTTTGTTACTAGCCGTGCTCTGCACATTGTGAATAAGCTGAATGCCTCTGCCACATATCACTTGTTGGAGCAGTTCTTCGAGCATCAG GAAAACTTTTACAATCAACAAACCTTCGCAATGTCTAGAGCTTCTGTTGTCGATCATATTGTGAGGTTTGTAAATAAAACAGTTGGGGATGACTCATTATCTGCAGTTGAATCTGGCTTCAGTGACAGTAGAAGTGATCTTGCAACTAGGATTTCCTTCAAG TATGGATGTTCAAGAGGGGTGATGGGCACACCTTATTTCTTTGTGAATGGATTTCCACTGCCCAATGCTGGCTCAGCTGTGGACTATGATGGGTGGAGAAGCATTATCGATCCCCTGATCAATATGCAGGGCAAGTCTGGGGATGAAACTCCACATTTCTTCTTATGA